The Lampris incognitus isolate fLamInc1 chromosome 15, fLamInc1.hap2, whole genome shotgun sequence genomic interval AACGAACTTGTGACACAACAGCATGGGAATGGGAATAGATACATAAATGAAATCTGGAGAACCTGGCAGGGATCCAATTGAACCATGTGGTGGGATTTTGTTCCTCTCACCTGTCGTGCCGCCTCCAGGCTGGGAGTCAGCAGAGATGATCCCTGGGTAACGGAGACAGCGGAAGTCCAGGCCATAACGGTGGTGGTAGTACTAGAGAAAATCAGAGGAAATTCGATCATTCATGAAGTATTACATAGCCTGATTGTATATCAATGTAACAAATTAGTCCACACAGTGGATACTCAAATGGTCCACCAGACGTTTTCGTAAATTGTCACTGCATGTTTAACTGTCAGTGTGCGTGTGCTTGATTTAGTGCGGGAAGGGGGTCTAGTGGTCTCACCTCGCCCATCAGCTCAGCATGAACTTTGGAGACACCATAGATGGTGCGGGGTCTCTGCACACAGAGATCTGGTGTAGGGTTGCGAGGAGAAGTGGGACCAAAGGCACCAATGGTGCTGGGGACAAACAGACGCAAGCCATGTTCTGCAGCAATGTCCAGGATGTTGTGAAGCCCTAAGGAACAGACACAAAAACCAGGCCTTCAAGACACTGCATTTTCACAACATTTGAGTGAAAGCtgatattttattcttttttcttttttacattgaACCCTTAGACCTGAAGTTTCATAATTCCAAATTAAATGTTCGCTTACCTGTGATGTTGACAGCCCGTGCCAGAGGCACATTAGCCTCACCAACAGCACTGAGGAGAGCACTGTAATGAACAAGCCAGGTGATCCGGTTGTTTACCACAATTTCACGTAGGTTCTTGTAATCCAAGATGTCTGAGTAAATGAAGGGCCCTGCGGGTGACAAAGACGATTGAGCACAATTCATACATAAAATATTCTCGCAATACCAGACCTAACTTCATGCTACGTTTTAGCACTGTACCTGTGCAGAAGATTTACATATAACATAAACTTGTCTTTTCAAATATCCATTTTAATCTGTCTTCCCAATGGTTTATTTGGAGAAAATTAACTAGTGCAAAATTTTATTCCAAGATTTCTCATTTCATAGAGACTATAATTAATTTGACTTCACCTCACCTCAGTCTCTGCCCGTGTTGTTTAGGGTCACTGCCTCAATCCCAATTTATTCCTTTTCTCTCCTCATCCTTGTCCAATTACTGTTTTCCTTGTGACTAATTTCTAAAAGAACTAATTTACTTCACGCAAATAAACTGCATGTGTATCAACTGCTGTTTGACTTTCCTGTTACATATAATCAACCGTTTGTCTTCTCTGCTGTTAAATAGAGTATAAAGCTTTGCATGTGAAAACTGCTTCGGGCTCAAGTCTGTTTACAGCTCATGATGAATGGGGCTGTTAACGTTCCTATTCATCACTTCCTTGGACAGCTCGTTATTGGTCTTTCGCAGACCACTCACCATACATCAACAATTGATTCTAGAGAGCGCCTTGTTTATCAATGCGTCTTTCCTGAAGAATTTACCGACTTCCCCTTGACCATATTTAAAGTGTGCTTCAAAAAAAGAATCAATACTGATAACCGGAAAGGTTTCAGTCACCTTTCTTTACCAAACCTTTCTTTGTCGTATTTGGCAGCATGTGGCTATGATGCAAACAGTTGCGGTACATTTGTAACACATTAACAAATCATCCCATTTCATTATTGGCAAATGAAGAATTTTGCTTTAGCAGGCCACTCACTATGAGTCAGTaataatgaattaaaaaaaaaacaaataagacaaaaactgTGCTGTTTTAAAATCCCCCTCTCGTGTGATCAGCAGGTTGATGTGTATGGTTAGATCAGTACAATGCTACAGCAGTTCTGCATGACATCCATCATCAATCACATCAATGACATGTATGGGTTTATAAGTACACGTCTTTATATGAGTCTTCAGTAGTCTGACATTAGACCCAGACATTAAAACATGGCTTGTGTTGTACAAAAGATTTTACTCACCACTGTGAAAGACGTGACTCGGAGGCtttctgatatcagacagaaTGACATTGTTCTTTCCAAACCTCTTCCTGTCCCACAGGAAAGTCAAGTTTAAACTCATGTGATGCATCATAGCACTTCTCCCAAGCCTAAATTTTTTACAGCATGGCCTACCAGCCCACCATAAAATGTTCTTCCACTGTAATAACATCATTATGAGTTATGCTCAAAGTATAACTTGTGAAAAGTTAAACATGTGCTCTCGAACTTGCTGAGAAAATTCTTACCTCAGCAATTTGGCAAGCCCCACTCCCAGCTGCCCAAGGCCACCTGCAGTAGAGGAAATGATTGAGAGATAAACAGAGAAAAGGAAAATAGATGTCATCAAAGAGGTCATTCCCAATATTAACTTATGAGCATAAAATCATCTGCCATTGTTGCTATGGAGACTGAGCTGATGTCAAGAGAGAGTGGGTCATATGAGAAACGGTCAAAACTGGACGCCTACGGTTTGCTCATAACTAACGTGCCATAACAATTTCTTTGCCGCCCTCATTTTACATGCAGCCAGCGATGAATTTCTGTGAAACTCATTTGGACACTACAGTGCATCTATACATCAATTCCCTATACAACAAAGATGTCTTCCCTTTGTGCTCATAATTACGAATGCATAAACACAAGTTTGGGCTTAGCTCTTTTTCTTTAAGATTTTCATCACAACATAAAGTGCAAGTTGTAAGTGCCTCTCAACAGATATAGTGCTTACCTGTGATGAGCACCTTTGGATGGTCTGTCTCCGAGAAGGACACAGAATGGAAACTGGCATCGGATGTCACCTGTCGCGGGGAGAAGCTGATGTTTCGTACAGCCACCGTGAGGGGCAGGCACCCACATCCTGGTGGGGTGGTCAGGAGGGCCTGTTTGGCTACCTTGCTGAGGGCTCTGATGACAGGCATGCTGTTCACTGTGGAGAGAAAACCAAGTTGTCATCGAATCAAAATCCCCCAAACgcactaaaaaaaaaaggaaaagtttgAGTAACTGACTGGTTGATTGAACACGAATGTCAGGAGATCTCTTTGTGGTTTAAATGCAACAAATCGCGTCGCGGCTCTGACAGTTTCATTTCTTAGGAAGCCCATCAATCTAAGCACACAAatgaactgactgactgactgagtgccATCGTCTGGTGATCTCATTTCAGTGCCACGTTTTGAGGCAAACGCATTACAAGGTGCAGGCGCCGCGCAGGGGACGCCAGGAAGTAGACGCGGCACATTAGCGACTCACCATTTATTCAGTTTCATATCGTAAGTCTTTCAGCAGAAACGAGTGAGATTtacaccacacacaaaaaaaatctacaaaagcATGAGCAATTCCCGCTGGTTTGATGCTTTGGTTATTATCAGCCTATTGTAACCAAGCCGAAGCGGATGACGTGGAGCTGGAGCGCAGCGGTTGCAAAGCGCCTTTGCGATCACGTGGTATTCATTAAAGACAAGAGGAGCGATTCACTCCGTTTCAGCATTACCGTAAAACCCCGCTTACTTACCGAAAGCTGACGGAGCTCCCAAAAAAAGGAAGCAGACGGAGTACCTTGAGAGGATTTATACCGCCCTGCCTTCAGCGTCGGCcaatcagagagagagggcggatAGGATGATGGAGTGGATGAAAACAATACACTGTTGAATATGGCGTGCGTTTCACACTCTGGGGTTTGCGCGCCCTCACATTCAGGCGAGAGACACTTTTAACGGGCTCGCTTTTCCGTAGACTAATCGTTCATACAGCAATTACAAAGCGTTATTATCAAAAGGGAGAATATGCAGTTTTTCTTTTCGGCAACAAAAAAGTGTCacgaggttttgtttttttttttggtggggagggggtttGTCTATTTCTCCAGAAGAAGAAGATCCTCATCATGTGCGCTGACCAATATGTCCCCTTGCTATCCGGAGCCGTGCGCTCTCCCTGCCATCTGCTCCGTTATCACCGCTGTAGCCTACCGGTGCACCACGCTAAAGTCGGCTGTACAACGGGGGCCTCGAAACcaaatgtgagtttcctcttaAAATGCGAGAAACTCGTCCATTTAACATGTAtcgccatgttttgttttgtttgttttttttaatttgagatCGATGCTTGAATAGATTTCAAGGTCGTTGACCTATATTTAGGCTGTCTGAGATAGTAACCCAGTTGCCACAGGGTGACAATAGTGTGCACCCTAGGGCTATGTACACATTCCAAAAAAATGTGTGTTTCATGCTAGCTGTTATATCTACAATTTACACTTTTACGACAACCACCTCTCAATAGCGTTGTATTAGCATACAGTAAAATCTTCTTTTCGCATCGTATTAGGACTATAACAGCACATCTTTTCCATACATATTGTACACTTGGCGAGCGGTGTTACGTGACGCTATACAACAAGAAGCCAACACGCAGGCCACGTATTCAGAGAACGTGTTGACCGGTTTCCAGTAACTATAGGCTTATCTATTCACCAGGCTGTACACCACCATTGATCTCGCTCATATTCAGAAGCAGTTCCGCTTTCCCATGCAAAGTAAAACAGCATCTAAAAGTGCGCGTTTGCGCGAATTTAGCCACCACAGATTCGGCCTGCTCACCAGCTTAGGTCATAAGATAGCAAGCAACaaagaaaacataaaataaaaaaaaatcaacctaaCAAATATATACATTAATAAGCGATACGTTGCAAAAAATAttcaaaattaaaagaaaatgaagAGAAAGTTTATAAGACGATTTACTCACCAATAAATAGACTTTAAGAGTCGAAAGACCGAATGTAAAGTTTCCTGTCTTTGCAGTGATGGATAGATAATAAGATGAGTCTCCTCCCTTAGTGGCTCCCCGTCAGTGTGAGACTGAGTCGAGCCGCCTGGCGTTACACGTGTTATCTCGGTCTAGTATTGCATCAGCTGCGCCGGCCTCACGCCGTAtaccacacacatgtatatatatatcagcggTCCCCCTCCCGGCTTCGGCTGGGATTGGAGGGTTATCGGAGGTGCGGTCCCCCCTCACAGACCACTCCCGAATGACGTCACGGCTCGCTCTGTCTGTGTGCAATATGTTTTGACTATAAGGGCAGTTGTCTTCTCGCTTGTTTATGGCAACCGAGAATCCTGTTCCAGATGATCCGAAATACCTTTTAttaatacattttttaaaaataacaacaaacaaaaaaaatcacaaaaatcaACAGCGTTGAAAATGTTTTGTTTGGTGGAAATCAAAGAGACCGACTCAAAATGCATTTACATTCTCAGCTTTGGCTTATTTTTCCAATGTAATTCCACATTCGTAGTTTGCAAAGCCCCGGGCCAAAGCTGTCAAAACCAAAGCAATAGGACAACTTGGGGTTTAATTTCACTTTTGTAACATTATGCAATTTGTAGACAACGTGTATTTGGTGAATTATTTAGTTTGAGTGTTCCTacataatctttttttttggggggggggggcaaacgacAGCATTCATTAAAAGAAGGAAACAGCCTGAGCTGGACTCCCAGCCAGCTGACAGACCACATGAACTATGTCAGATAGCAAATCTACATACACACTGTcccagaggggtgtgtgtgtgtgtgtgtgtgtgtgtgtgtgacagtgggcTTCACGACCGATAAGGAAAAGTAAGGCCGACATGTCACACACTTGCATGCTGGAATGCCAAAACTACAAATGCCTTGGCTATTTCTATTTGATTTCGGAATCCACTTATACATGCcattagaaaaacaaaacatgttgaaTTCCAAACTTACCATCATGGTCAAGTCCAACAGGGATTTCAACAGACGTCTTGGAAAACACACACTGTGAAACACATTTGCAAAAACCGCATCTGCTTTTAACCTTGCAGAGAAATAACAAGAACAAGAACCCACAATGACCCCAACCCGAGGACCTCACGTGCCCATAAAGGCCTACACAAAtactgagaaaaaaaatcaatgatggATAGATTTAAAGTAGAAAGGAACATTTGTGTGGACTCCAGATCAGGCTGAGGAGAACATCATGGGTGCTATGAAAGCGGTGTGATTGTACACTCATTTCCAGagataacttctttttttttctttttttttttaattgacgtGCTGTATTGGGATGTTTCTGGGCAGTTTCCCCAAACTATGACACGAAAAAGCAAAAACAGATGTGGCTTCTctttgcaccccccccctttaATAAATGTTCCACAACCTATTTAGGGGTCTCCGTTCATGTTTACCAAGGAAAAAGGTACAACATTTCCTCCTCCATGCCCTCTTTGACTTTGAGGTTTGTTTGCATTCGATAGAGGTGGGCCAGAAAGGCCGTGCGTATCTCGGAGCAGCTTTTGCAGGGGGCTGGCTTTAGATATTCCCTGGCAAGTGTGTGGTGGATACGTGCACACACCCATGCCTGTCGTCACTGAAGGGAAACAAGTTCTTCactctaaaaaagaaaaaaaaacagcaagttAAACAAGTTACGAGCTGACACAGTTTCACCAGGAGCACCACCCCTCTGTGAAACTAAGAATGTCTTCTTTGCAAAACCCTAATCAATGTCAATGATGTTGATTGCCACAAATAAAAGCCAATCATTTGTTTCGCAGACAGATTTGTATTGAACTTGGATCACGCAATCCATTCACCTTCCCAGGGCTGCGTGAGAGGACACCTGATACCATGTCTTAACTGTGGTCAGAGTAGGCCAGTGGGTATCACAACTGGGTATGTCTTTGTCCTGTTCAAAACCTCTGGTGAGGAAAATCTGGTTACTGGGTGGAACTCCCCAAGCACTCCGCTTTTGGTCAAGGCAACTTGTTGGGTCAAATAAAGCGAGGTGGTCGACCTTGTGCAGAAACGGACCACCTGAAACCGaaccggtgtgaataaaagttaGCAGGGATGGTAGCTCTCGAGCCGTGGTAAATACTGGCTGCCGTCACATGCCCTCACCATGGGACAGCTGACTCTTGGCTATTTATTCCACAGTTGCCCCACCAGATGATCCGTTTGAAATAGTGATTGGAGTATATTATGAGATGaaaggggtgtgtgtgcgtgtgtgtgcgcatgcgcatgtgtgtgtgtgtgtgagagagagagagagagagagagagagagagagagagagagagagagagagagagagagagagagagagagagagagagagagagagagagagagagaccaacaaCGTGAAGGTAAAGTGGGATGCAAGAGAGTTTTCTGCTGCCCACCATAACCAGTCTTACTGATTTAAAGCCTAGGTCAGTGGGCGGTGATATGCATGTCTTTGGGGTCATGAGATACTCTTAAGAAATCCTGTAAAGAAAATTGAAGCATTTCAGATATTTGCAAAATTTAATATTCAAGTAATAATTCATATGCAACCATGATTCAGTTGTGAATGGCTTTTTCATTTTTACATTAGAAATGACATCTTCGCATTTAGAAAAAAAAGCGGTAAAATGTGAAGGTACATTTCCACCTAttgctttccccctttttctccccaattgtatccggtcaattaccccactcttccgagccgtcccggctgctgctccgccccctctgctgatccagggagggctgcagatgaccatgcctactccgatacatgtggagtcgtcagctgcttcttttcacctgacagtgaggagtttcaccagggggacgtagcgcatgggaggaccacgctattccccccagttccccctccagcgactaggacacatacccacagccggcttcccatccgcgggcatggccaattgtgtctgtagggacgcctgaccaagccggaggaggttaacatggggattcgaactgatgagccccgtgttggtaggcaacggaatagaccactatgtttCCCGGACGCCCCCATTTCCACCTATTTTTACATTACACGTTTAACTCATTGTAAATTAATCATGAGGGTCAGTGATAAACTGTTTGCCTTAAGCATTTTTACTCACGAGTAATCTCTTTAGGGCGAAACTAAAGCGGCGAGCTTGTAAGAGGTGTATGAAATCTTGCAAGTGCAATAACAAGCAATAGTCAAGCTCATCATGTAATGGCTTGACAATTTAACAAAAATTCCATAAATATCTTAAGACCTCAAGCCTTTCAGCAGTGATCGGTGACTGTGACTCTGGACTTTCAGAGGAGTGCAGAAAGACAACGATGAGGAGCACGTGGCAACCTGCTGGTCGATGGTACTGAAGACCTCTAAGAACTGTGCCGGTGTGATGTGAAGCGATGCATTATTTGAGATTGTAGTAAAGGACACGAGTCTGCACAGTGTGTCTCTATTACTCAAGCTGAAGCTGAAGCTGAAACTGATCaacaacttttatttttattttactagTCCTTTATACTCTGCCCTAACCTCCTCGTTTTGTTCTGATTTAggtattttctgtgcttagttcacttatcgctagattctctagtttctcTCTTATACGAATCATGTGTTTAGTAGGTGGCTTCTTgttcccagtttgttactagctttgagcttagcctagcttaccagttagctctattacattcgcagtcaaagctgcctcgttaaaacgatggtttgtggtgactgctccatagttacagacaggttgtctctactagagagacgtgtctgtgagttagagcagctgctttcggctaggattacgttagatgtgacgggcactccagatagccttagccccgggcctgacagcaggcctgctattgttagcactagctcagcttcgtcggcagatgcggcggagtttgtctctgtttaccggcgtgggaaggctcgaaagagcaagccatCGGTCGCGTGGCCTGGCCTGCAGTCGCCTCTCCCGCCTGCAAACTGGTTTTCACcattcaccagccctgttggtagtcctaccggccatcgtgcttctcccccctcctgtcgacagagtaaagcaacgcacgctagtgataggagaccccATTACATGCAATCTTAGATtggcttcgccagccttggttcactgtttacccggggccagagtctccgacatagaggctaatcttagggtgctggcatcacggagggagagtcagggaacccaagcACACAAcgccactactttcagcaacatcgttattcatgtcggcaccaataatgctaggatgaagcaatcagagatcacgaaaaccagcctagtcagaatgcttgagtttgctagaaagatgtgtcggcatcgattaattgtctctggtcccttacctatGAGGGCTAATGattagatgtacagtaggctcacctcaatgaaccgctggctggctcgttactgtaaggagcagggattcggcttcgttgataactggccttctttctggggccgcccttacctgctgaaagcggacggcattcaccctactggggacagcGCCGCTCTTtggtctagcaatatagatagctgtttacgtttagtttgacactagggacttatcattcagcaggttgcaggtgattagagagcctgctgggtttaaatctagtgcggatgtggagtcaagtagtttaattaatatgattagtctgGGAATgtatcatagtgtagattatcagcctggtagcttggtctataacaggggttttcaaagtgtaggaaagtgagcctcccctcagagaacataaaaacagctgcgccccccctcccaattattattgctattattactattattgttgttgctataatgtaGGTTTcactcaggtataaaaacgggtttcaacaataaatgatatatctttgaagatgatcttttatttttttaaacatctttttcaacatttttaaacgttttaaacatattttgaaacattttaaacatatttttcaaacattttcaaatattttaaacatctttttcaaaattttttaaacatctttatctttatgttttaaagTGGGGTTTACCTGCCTTAGCTATGCGCAACACCACTCCGTATGATGCTTGGGTTGCCTTGGTATTTACAGTGCTAAATGTGTCAATGACTTTCTTCTGTGACCGCCATTCCTTTAGCTTCCTATCAAAAAACTCCTGTGGCTTGGTCACCAAACTTGGGTGTTTCGTATCAATATGACGCCGGAGTTTACACGGTCTCATACTGCCGTTAGCTAGCACCTCTGCAGATAGCACACTGCGGCAGTGGGGCGTCATCAGGACCAATCCATGAAAATTCAAACTTTAAATAATCATGGTCATACTTACTCCGTTTTCTGCTTGCCCCAGACGCTGTCTCCTTTCTCACTGTAGGTAATGTTACTAAAAATCGATCCATTTTGCTCCAAGCATTGCTGAAGTTAACTAAATTTAGCTAGACGTTTACGATTACTTTttcttcacttttttttctcacgctgcgcctcccctgaagttctctggcgccccccaggggaggcgcgcctcacactttgaaaacccctggtctataacattgagactgtctccctaccctgctgtattgctcccaagctctcctctcctaaatgtgtgaaacacaataatctagtaattattcctaccactggtagtggtgagatgtgtgacAAAGGACccaataatctacaaaaccaaacagctaatgttatcaagaatgtgacgacatatcgtccaaagcgttggtggccaaaactctcaacaaggtgtctaattccaattaatctttcacctattggtagctctaaagctctgcctactactaatcacttccacaagacacttaaatttggtttcggaaatatcagatcactgtctaccaaagccttactaataagtgatctgattcttgaacatagttttgatatgattggattatgtgaaacatggctgaaaccaagtgttttccttcccttaaatgaagcttccccacccaactatacttatgcccatgtaggtcaggcaaataaacaaggtgggggtgttgccttaatatataaatctattttcaatctgacgtCAAGACtttaatctaaattccagtcttttgagtctcttgttcttggtccatctccctcagccatgaatagactcggctcagtccaaattgtgatactctatcggcctcctggctgttactcgttatttcttgaagaatttggagaatttgtctcaggccttgttactcactctgatgagattctaattctaggtgatttcaatattcatctgaataaggctgctgatcctctaagtaaagcctttctggcactagttgatacttttgggttcactcagtttgttcaagagtcgactcattgcagtggtaacacccttgatttggttttatctaaaggaatagctgtttctgatctgaatgtcttaccaaccacatctgctgtgtcagataattttctcatcaaatttgaagcattattggcctgtccagttaatgtcagcacagatgtaattgccactcgccatattggtccctccactgtagctgcattgggccagcagctgcctgaagtcttggctcctttcactgtggtaaatgactctgttgaaaatttcactagtgacttaaatgtggccctctctagtctcctcgattcagttgcaccactcactaccagagctaggcgactaaagaggcct includes:
- the tdh gene encoding L-threonine dehydrogenase isoform X1; the protein is MNSMPVIRALSKVAKQALLTTPPGCGCLPLTVAVRNISFSPRQVTSDASFHSVSFSETDHPKVLITGGLGQLGVGLAKLLRKRFGKNNVILSDIRKPPSHVFHSGPFIYSDILDYKNLREIVVNNRITWLVHYSALLSAVGEANVPLARAVNITGLHNILDIAAEHGLRLFVPSTIGAFGPTSPRNPTPDLCVQRPRTIYGVSKVHAELMGEYYHHRYGLDFRCLRYPGIISADSQPGGGTTDYAVQIFHDAIKAGKFECNLKPDTRLPMMYIDDCLRATLEVMEAPTDMLTMRTYNINAMSFTPEELAQEVQKQLPDLEVTYDIDPVRQAIADSWPMNFDDINARNDWGWKHDYDLPELVQTMLNFIGSETRIAHAN
- the tdh gene encoding L-threonine dehydrogenase isoform X2; translation: MPVIRALSKVAKQALLTTPPGCGCLPLTVAVRNISFSPRQVTSDASFHSVSFSETDHPKVLITGGLGQLGVGLAKLLRKRFGKNNVILSDIRKPPSHVFHSGPFIYSDILDYKNLREIVVNNRITWLVHYSALLSAVGEANVPLARAVNITGLHNILDIAAEHGLRLFVPSTIGAFGPTSPRNPTPDLCVQRPRTIYGVSKVHAELMGEYYHHRYGLDFRCLRYPGIISADSQPGGGTTDYAVQIFHDAIKAGKFECNLKPDTRLPMMYIDDCLRATLEVMEAPTDMLTMRTYNINAMSFTPEELAQEVQKQLPDLEVTYDIDPVRQAIADSWPMNFDDINARNDWGWKHDYDLPELVQTMLNFIGSETRIAHAN